Proteins found in one Rhodovulum sp. MB263 genomic segment:
- a CDS encoding protein meaA yields the protein MTETTKDRPWLFRTYAGHSTAEASNALYRANLAKGQTGLSVAFDLPTQTGYDSDHELARGEVGKVGVPIDHLGDMRTLFDRIPLEQMNTSMTINAPAPWLLALYIAVAEEQGADVSKLQGTVQNDLIKEYLSRGTYICPPKPSLRMITDVAAYTREHLPKWNPMNVCSYHLQEAGATPEQELSYALATATAVLDDLRGKVAPEDFPGMVGRISFFVNAGIRFVTEMCKMRAFVELWDEICQERYGVEDPKHRRFRYGVQVNSLGLTEQQPENNVYRILIEMLAVTLSKSARARAVQLPAWNEALGLPRPFDQQWSIRMQQILAYETDLLEYEDLFEGNPAVSAKVEELKRNARAELAQIDAMGGAVAAIEHMKSRLVESNSDRIGRVETGATVVVGVNAWTEGEPSPLTSGEDAIMVVDPDVEADQIARLTAWRENRDSAAVEAALAALREAAATGANIMPPSIAAAKAGATTGEWGDVLRAVFGQYRGPTGVAKNPSNRTEGLDEVRAEVDALAARLGRRPKFLVGKPGLDGHSNGAEQIAARARDCGMDISYEGIRLTPSEIVEAARAEGVDVVGLSILSGSHIPLMESLMRLMKEHELTHIPVVVGGIIPEEDARRLRAMGVAKVYTPKDFELNRIMFDVVGLISPERVAAE from the coding sequence ATGACCGAGACGACCAAAGACCGACCCTGGCTGTTCCGCACCTATGCCGGCCATTCGACCGCCGAGGCCTCGAACGCGCTTTACCGGGCCAACCTCGCCAAGGGGCAGACCGGGCTGTCCGTGGCCTTCGATCTGCCGACCCAGACCGGCTATGACAGCGATCACGAGCTGGCCCGCGGCGAGGTCGGCAAGGTCGGCGTGCCGATCGACCATCTGGGCGACATGCGGACGCTGTTCGACCGGATCCCGCTGGAACAGATGAACACCTCGATGACCATCAACGCGCCCGCGCCCTGGCTGCTGGCGCTCTATATCGCCGTGGCCGAGGAACAGGGCGCCGATGTCTCGAAGCTGCAGGGCACGGTGCAGAACGACCTGATCAAGGAATATCTGAGCCGCGGCACCTATATCTGTCCGCCGAAGCCCAGCCTTCGCATGATCACCGATGTCGCGGCCTATACCCGCGAGCATCTGCCGAAATGGAACCCGATGAACGTCTGTTCCTATCACCTGCAGGAAGCGGGCGCGACACCCGAGCAGGAGCTGTCCTATGCGCTGGCGACCGCGACTGCGGTGCTCGACGATCTGCGCGGGAAGGTGGCGCCCGAGGACTTCCCGGGCATGGTGGGGCGGATCTCCTTCTTCGTGAATGCGGGCATCCGCTTCGTCACCGAGATGTGCAAGATGCGCGCCTTCGTCGAGCTCTGGGACGAGATCTGCCAGGAACGCTACGGCGTCGAGGACCCCAAGCACAGGCGTTTCCGCTACGGGGTGCAGGTCAACAGCCTCGGCCTGACCGAGCAGCAGCCCGAGAACAACGTCTACCGCATCCTGATCGAGATGCTGGCGGTGACGCTGTCGAAATCTGCCCGCGCCCGCGCCGTGCAGCTTCCGGCCTGGAACGAGGCGCTGGGCCTGCCGCGCCCCTTCGACCAGCAATGGTCGATCCGGATGCAGCAGATCCTGGCCTACGAGACCGACCTTCTGGAATACGAGGACCTGTTCGAGGGCAACCCGGCCGTCTCTGCCAAGGTCGAGGAGCTGAAGCGGAACGCCCGGGCCGAGCTCGCCCAGATCGACGCGATGGGCGGCGCGGTGGCCGCGATCGAGCATATGAAATCGCGCCTCGTCGAAAGCAATTCCGACCGCATCGGCCGGGTCGAGACCGGCGCCACGGTGGTTGTCGGCGTGAATGCCTGGACCGAGGGCGAGCCCTCGCCGCTGACCTCGGGCGAGGATGCGATCATGGTGGTCGACCCGGATGTCGAGGCCGACCAGATCGCCCGGCTGACCGCCTGGCGCGAGAACCGCGACAGCGCGGCGGTCGAGGCCGCTCTGGCCGCGCTGCGCGAGGCGGCCGCGACGGGGGCGAACATCATGCCGCCCTCGATCGCAGCTGCCAAGGCCGGCGCCACGACCGGCGAATGGGGCGACGTGCTGCGCGCGGTCTTCGGCCAGTACCGGGGCCCGACCGGCGTCGCGAAGAACCCCTCGAACCGGACCGAAGGGCTCGACGAGGTCCGCGCCGAGGTCGACGCGCTGGCCGCACGGCTCGGACGGCGGCCGAAGTTTCTGGTCGGCAAGCCCGGGCTCGACGGCCATTCGAACGGCGCCGAGCAGATCGCGGCCCGCGCCCGCGATTGCGGCATGGACATCTCCTATGAGGGCATCCGCCTCACGCCCTCGGAAATCGTGGAGGCGGCCAGGGCCGAAGGCGTTGACGTCGTCGGGCTGTCGATCCTGTCGGGCAGCCATATCCCGCTGATGGAGAGCCTGATGCGGCTGATGAAGGAGCACGAGCTGACCCATATTCCGGTGGTGGTGGGCGGCATCATCCCCGAGGAGGATGCAAGGCGGCTGCGCGCGATGGGCGTGGCCAAGGTCTACACGCCCAAGGATTTCGAGCTGAACCGGATCATGTTCGACGTGGTCGGCCTGATCTCGCCCGAACGGGTGGCGGCGGAATAG
- the ccrA gene encoding crotonyl-CoA carboxylase/reductase, which yields MALDTNPSIAPYDAPEKELYEIGEMPPLGYVPPRMYAWAIRRERHGEPDKSFQAEVVETPVIDSHEVLVLVMAAGVNYNGIWAGLGIPVSPFDGHGAPYHIAGSDASGIVWAVGSAVKTWKVGDEVVIHCNQDDGDDEECNGGDPMFSPSQRIWGYETPDGSFAQFTRVQAQQLLPRPRHLTWEESACYTLTLATAYRMLFGHHPHELKPGQNVLVWGASGGLGSFAIQLINTAGANAIGVISDESKRDFVMDLGAKGVINRKDFNCWGQLPKVNTPEYKAWFGEVRKFGKAIWEITGKGVNVDMVFEHPGEATFPVSTFVVKRGGMVVICAGTSGFNLTMDARYVWMHQKRIQGSHFAHLKQAAAANRLMCQRRLDPCMSEVFPWAEIPQAHLKMLRNEHKPGNMSVLVQAPRTGLRTFADVLEAGPSA from the coding sequence ATGGCACTCGATACCAACCCGTCGATCGCGCCCTATGACGCGCCCGAGAAAGAGCTTTACGAGATCGGCGAGATGCCGCCTTTGGGATATGTTCCGCCCAGGATGTACGCTTGGGCGATCCGGCGCGAGCGTCATGGCGAGCCCGACAAGTCCTTCCAGGCCGAGGTGGTCGAGACCCCCGTCATCGACAGCCATGAGGTGCTGGTCCTGGTGATGGCCGCCGGCGTCAATTATAACGGCATCTGGGCCGGCCTCGGCATTCCTGTTTCTCCCTTCGACGGTCATGGCGCCCCCTATCACATCGCGGGGTCCGATGCCTCGGGGATCGTCTGGGCCGTCGGATCGGCGGTGAAGACCTGGAAGGTGGGCGACGAGGTCGTGATCCACTGCAACCAGGACGATGGCGATGACGAGGAATGCAATGGCGGCGATCCGATGTTCTCGCCCAGCCAGCGGATCTGGGGCTACGAGACACCCGACGGCTCCTTCGCCCAGTTCACCCGGGTCCAGGCCCAGCAGCTTCTGCCGCGACCCAGGCACCTGACCTGGGAGGAGTCGGCCTGTTACACGCTGACGCTGGCCACCGCCTACCGGATGCTGTTCGGCCACCATCCGCATGAGCTCAAGCCCGGCCAGAACGTGCTGGTCTGGGGCGCTTCGGGCGGGCTCGGCTCCTTCGCGATCCAGCTCATCAACACCGCAGGTGCCAATGCCATCGGCGTGATCTCGGACGAGAGCAAGCGCGACTTCGTCATGGATCTGGGCGCAAAGGGGGTCATCAACCGCAAGGACTTCAACTGCTGGGGCCAGCTGCCCAAGGTCAACACGCCCGAATACAAGGCCTGGTTCGGCGAGGTCCGCAAGTTCGGCAAGGCGATCTGGGAGATCACCGGCAAGGGCGTCAATGTCGACATGGTGTTCGAGCATCCCGGCGAGGCGACCTTCCCGGTCTCGACCTTCGTGGTCAAGCGCGGCGGCATGGTGGTGATCTGCGCGGGCACCAGCGGGTTCAACCTGACCATGGATGCGCGCTATGTCTGGATGCACCAGAAGCGCATCCAGGGCAGCCATTTCGCCCATCTCAAGCAGGCCGCCGCGGCGAACCGGCTGATGTGTCAGCGCCGGCTCGATCCCTGCATGTCCGAGGTCTTCCCCTGGGCCGAGATCCCGCAGGCGCATCTGAAGATGCTGCGCAACGAGCACAAGCCCGGGAACATGTCGGTTCTGGTTCAGGCGCCGCGGACCGGTCTGCGGACTTTCGCCGATGTGCTGGAGGCCGGCCCCTCGGCTTGA
- a CDS encoding LuxR family transcriptional regulator, whose protein sequence is MQGGLESFLDRLQRATTLEDLYRVTEDLRDRYGVLHIVYHWVNSVGERYGAGTYSTEWVDRYLECDYLMIDPVIFGCYSRFHPVDWKELDWSSKQARAFLRDAMSYGLGNQGVSIPLHGPKGQFALFTVNDSCSDAEWEMFKQVNLRDLILIAHDFNKKALEFEQWSDPAPRAALSPRELSAMTLLAKGMSRAQAAQELSISEHTLRVYVETARHKLGALNTTHAVARALSSGLIVV, encoded by the coding sequence ATGCAAGGAGGCTTAGAATCGTTCCTGGACCGTTTGCAACGGGCAACGACGCTTGAGGATCTCTATCGGGTCACCGAGGATCTGCGCGACCGCTATGGCGTGTTGCACATCGTCTATCACTGGGTCAACAGCGTCGGCGAACGCTATGGCGCTGGTACCTACTCGACCGAATGGGTCGACCGCTATCTCGAATGCGATTACCTGATGATCGACCCGGTGATCTTCGGCTGTTACAGCCGGTTTCATCCGGTCGACTGGAAAGAGCTGGACTGGTCCTCGAAACAGGCGCGGGCCTTCCTGCGCGACGCGATGTCCTACGGGCTCGGCAATCAGGGCGTCTCGATCCCGCTGCACGGACCGAAGGGCCAGTTCGCGCTGTTCACCGTCAATGACAGCTGCTCGGACGCGGAATGGGAGATGTTCAAGCAGGTCAACCTGCGCGACCTGATCCTGATTGCGCATGATTTCAACAAGAAGGCGCTGGAATTCGAGCAATGGTCCGATCCGGCGCCGCGCGCTGCGCTTTCGCCGCGGGAGCTGAGTGCGATGACGCTTCTGGCCAAGGGCATGAGCCGGGCGCAGGCCGCGCAGGAGCTGTCGATCTCAGAGCATACCCTGCGGGTCTATGTCGAAACCGCGCGGCACAAGCTCGGCGCGCTCAACACCACGCATGCCGTCGCCCGCGCCCTGAGCTCGGGTCTGATCGTGGTCTGA
- a CDS encoding acyl-homoserine-lactone synthase, which yields MLRYIYGVDLHKFPLLRDTMFRDRARQFHDRLGWAVTVDDSGEERDQYDGLNPLYVIWEQANGQHGGSMRFLPTTGRTMVNEHFLHVTGGVRIESPLIWECTRFCLAPDAGREVTAGLVLGAGEVMAHFAVRHFVAVFDLRMERIYRLMGVEPDVIGRAGHGRNLIGLGLWEMQEAAWPRTLARLGIGRETSLDWFRASFSAPTTAPRELAVA from the coding sequence ATGCTGCGTTACATCTACGGCGTCGACCTTCACAAGTTTCCGCTTCTGCGCGACACCATGTTCCGGGATCGGGCGCGACAGTTCCACGATCGTCTCGGCTGGGCGGTGACGGTCGATGACAGCGGGGAAGAGCGCGACCAGTATGACGGGCTCAACCCGCTTTATGTCATCTGGGAACAGGCGAATGGCCAACATGGCGGGTCGATGCGGTTTCTGCCGACCACCGGGAGGACGATGGTCAACGAGCATTTCCTTCATGTCACTGGCGGCGTCCGCATCGAAAGCCCGCTGATCTGGGAATGCACCCGCTTCTGCCTTGCGCCAGATGCCGGACGCGAGGTGACCGCCGGGCTGGTTCTCGGCGCGGGCGAGGTGATGGCCCATTTCGCGGTCCGGCATTTCGTTGCCGTCTTCGATCTGCGGATGGAACGGATCTATCGCCTGATGGGGGTCGAACCCGACGTGATCGGCAGGGCGGGCCACGGCCGCAACTTGATCGGACTTGGCCTTTGGGAGATGCAGGAGGCGGCCTGGCCGCGCACCCTTGCCCGGCTCGGCATCGGCCGCGAGACCTCGCTCGACTGGTTCCGGGCCTCGTTCTCGGCGCCGACCACGGCCCCGCGCGAGCTTGCCGTCGCCTGA
- a CDS encoding ATP-dependent RecD-like DNA helicase gives MTLPELRFSDDQAEAHDRVTDLLRGFGVDLDEGCLANRTEGKTAVLAITGKAGSGKTLLLAELVRAAVEAGVEIVSGDYESKRRKERRTLAVLAPTNKAASVLRQRGVPATTIHRIIYTPVYDPEYEKIAEWLTGEGERPEIEGLTEAALDRAQAFYASVASVPGALAAAGLKGSDFINGWKRREDPLDIGFVDEASMLDERQFDDLRELFPALVLFGDPAQLAPVNQSGKMVFDRLAGPQTMELHRIHRQETDNPILDLAHALADPEVDFDRFERMVEQAAARDSRVELAPRVDSDLMARSPVLVWRNATRIRLIHAFRHAHGAPADALLPGEPLICDGIELPLKHRKKRIDLEARGLIKGAQVIYVGPGRKPGFSIMHVIGAEDPRLSVASIVKIEMPEEEEPFIPYAATMGAAFLHGAAVTIHKAQGSQWPAVQVFAPDLYAAARAGRVEAGQPLWKRLAYVAITRAEERLLWVTRYRLARPSGTLSADDLTAAPAPLTLTAEEARP, from the coding sequence ATGACCTTGCCCGAGCTGCGCTTTTCCGACGATCAGGCCGAAGCCCATGACCGCGTGACGGACTTGTTGCGCGGTTTCGGCGTCGATCTGGATGAGGGCTGCCTCGCGAACCGGACCGAAGGCAAGACCGCCGTTCTGGCCATCACCGGCAAGGCCGGGTCGGGCAAGACGCTGCTGCTGGCCGAGCTGGTGCGCGCTGCGGTCGAGGCAGGCGTCGAGATCGTCTCGGGCGATTACGAGAGCAAGCGCCGCAAGGAACGCCGGACCCTGGCAGTGCTGGCGCCGACTAACAAGGCGGCCAGCGTGTTGCGCCAGCGCGGCGTGCCGGCGACCACGATCCACCGCATCATCTACACCCCCGTCTACGACCCCGAATACGAGAAGATCGCCGAGTGGCTGACCGGCGAGGGCGAACGTCCCGAGATCGAGGGGCTGACCGAGGCCGCGCTCGACCGGGCGCAGGCCTTCTATGCCTCGGTCGCGTCGGTCCCCGGGGCGCTGGCTGCGGCCGGGCTCAAGGGCAGTGATTTCATCAATGGCTGGAAACGGCGCGAGGACCCGCTCGATATCGGCTTCGTCGACGAGGCCTCGATGCTGGACGAACGCCAGTTCGACGATCTGCGCGAACTTTTCCCCGCGCTCGTGCTGTTCGGCGATCCGGCGCAGCTGGCGCCGGTCAACCAGTCGGGCAAGATGGTGTTCGACCGGCTGGCCGGACCGCAGACGATGGAACTGCACCGCATCCACCGTCAGGAGACCGATAACCCGATCCTCGATCTGGCCCATGCGCTGGCCGACCCCGAGGTCGATTTCGACCGCTTCGAGCGGATGGTCGAACAGGCTGCTGCCCGCGACAGCCGGGTCGAACTGGCACCCCGGGTCGATTCCGACCTGATGGCGCGCTCGCCGGTGCTGGTCTGGCGCAATGCGACGCGGATCCGGTTGATCCATGCCTTCCGCCATGCCCATGGCGCGCCGGCCGATGCGCTTCTGCCGGGCGAGCCGCTGATCTGCGACGGGATCGAGCTGCCGCTCAAGCACCGCAAGAAGCGGATCGATCTCGAGGCGCGCGGGCTGATCAAGGGCGCGCAGGTGATCTATGTCGGCCCCGGCCGCAAGCCGGGCTTTTCGATCATGCATGTGATCGGCGCCGAGGACCCGCGGCTGTCGGTGGCCTCGATCGTCAAGATCGAGATGCCCGAGGAGGAAGAGCCCTTCATCCCCTATGCCGCCACCATGGGCGCGGCCTTCCTGCACGGGGCGGCGGTGACGATCCACAAGGCGCAGGGCTCGCAATGGCCGGCGGTGCAGGTCTTCGCCCCCGATCTTTACGCGGCCGCCCGGGCGGGGCGGGTCGAGGCGGGCCAGCCGCTCTGGAAGCGGCTCGCCTATGTCGCGATCACCCGCGCCGAAGAGCGGCTGCTCTGGGTCACGCGCTACCGGCTGGCGCGACCCTCCGGGACGCTGAGCGCCGATGATCTGACGGCCGCCCCCGCACCCCTGACCCTGACCGCCGAGGAGGCCCGCCCATGA
- a CDS encoding SDR family oxidoreductase yields the protein MTGRTILITGASSGIGRATAELFLDHGWRVGLLARRADLLDEIAAGREAALALPADVTDAQEVDAAFDAFMAWAGRLDVLFNNAGTFGPSGPIDEIDPADWAQVLSINVGGMFLAARAAFARMRGQVPQGGRIVNNGSLSAHVPREGSVCYTTTKHAVSGLTKTLSLDGRPFGIACGQIDIGNARTALVEDLTERARAEGRPVQPTMDVAHAARAVLHMADLPPEANVQFMTVMATTMPYIGRG from the coding sequence ATGACCGGCAGGACGATCCTGATCACCGGCGCCAGCAGCGGCATCGGCCGCGCCACGGCCGAACTGTTTCTGGACCATGGCTGGCGGGTCGGGCTGCTGGCGCGCCGGGCCGATCTTCTGGACGAGATCGCGGCAGGACGCGAGGCGGCGCTGGCGCTGCCCGCCGACGTGACCGATGCCCAAGAGGTTGACGCCGCCTTCGACGCCTTCATGGCCTGGGCCGGGCGGCTGGATGTGCTGTTCAACAATGCCGGCACCTTCGGCCCCTCGGGTCCGATCGACGAGATCGACCCGGCCGACTGGGCGCAGGTGCTGTCGATCAATGTCGGTGGCATGTTCCTGGCTGCCCGCGCGGCCTTCGCCCGGATGCGGGGGCAGGTGCCGCAGGGCGGGCGGATCGTCAATAACGGCTCTCTCTCGGCCCATGTCCCGCGCGAGGGCTCGGTCTGCTACACGACCACCAAGCATGCGGTGAGCGGGCTGACCAAGACGCTCAGCCTCGACGGCCGGCCCTTCGGCATCGCCTGCGGCCAGATCGATATCGGCAATGCCCGCACCGCGCTGGTCGAGGATCTCACCGAACGGGCGCGGGCCGAGGGGCGGCCGGTGCAGCCCACGATGGATGTCGCCCATGCCGCGCGCGCGGTCCTGCACATGGCCGATCTGCCGCCCGAGGCCAATGTCCAGTTCATGACGGTGATGGCGACGACGATGCCCTATATCGGGCGCGGCTGA
- a CDS encoding TIGR02186 family protein, with translation MLRRLTLLLPLLLLAALPARAESVVAGLSQTRVSITTNFAGSEILIFGAVKRDAPPPEAPPLEVVVTVAGPSTPATVRKKDRRAGIWINTESVRISAAPSFYAVATTAPLDRALSQTEDLRHQVSIPRAIRSVGVTEETPEAQSFIDALIRIRSETGLYQELPGAVELDEQTLFRTSIALPSNLTEGEYATRIFLTRGGEVVDAYETTIGVHKVGLERWTYLLAHEHPLAYAILSLAIAIAAGWGASAAFRMMKS, from the coding sequence ATGCTGCGTCGCCTGACCCTTCTGCTGCCGCTTCTGCTGCTGGCCGCCCTGCCCGCCCGCGCCGAAAGCGTGGTCGCGGGCCTCAGCCAGACCCGGGTCTCGATCACAACCAATTTCGCGGGCTCCGAGATCCTGATCTTCGGCGCGGTCAAGCGCGATGCCCCGCCCCCCGAGGCCCCGCCGCTCGAGGTGGTGGTCACCGTCGCCGGGCCCTCGACGCCCGCGACCGTGCGCAAGAAGGACCGCCGCGCCGGGATCTGGATCAACACGGAATCGGTCCGGATCTCGGCCGCGCCCAGTTTCTATGCCGTGGCCACGACCGCGCCCCTGGACCGCGCGCTGTCGCAGACCGAGGATCTGCGCCACCAGGTCTCGATCCCCCGCGCGATCCGCTCCGTGGGCGTCACCGAGGAAACCCCCGAGGCGCAGAGCTTCATCGACGCGCTGATCCGCATCCGCTCCGAGACGGGGCTGTATCAGGAACTGCCCGGCGCCGTCGAACTGGACGAACAGACCCTGTTCCGAACCTCGATCGCGCTTCCCTCGAACCTGACCGAGGGCGAATATGCCACGCGGATCTTCCTGACCCGCGGCGGCGAGGTCGTCGATGCCTATGAGACCACCATCGGCGTGCACAAGGTCGGGCTCGAGCGCTGGACCTATCTGCTGGCCCATGAGCATCCGCTGGCCTATGCGATCCTCTCGCTTGCCATCGCCATCGCCGCGGGCTGGGGCGCATCGGCGGCCTTCCGGATGATGAAAAGCTGA
- a CDS encoding sulfite exporter TauE/SafE family protein, whose protein sequence is MQIYLPIAEVSVNAFLLLGLGGMVGILSGMFGVGGGFLLTPLLFFIGIPPAVAVATQSAQIVASSISGVLAHFRRKTVDLRMGTVLLAGGMAGAVLGVWIFNLMRGIGQVDLLVKLCYVVFLGIIGALMFVESLAAINRTRKGVARKRKQRTWFDALPFKMKFRTSGLYLSAIPPLIVGAFVGVLSAIMGVGGGFIMVPAMIYLLGMPTKVVIGTSLFQIIFVSGFTTILHATTNHTVDLGLALLLLIGGVVGAQIGTGIGLKMKAEQLRILLAVLVLAVCAKLALDLLIEPSELYSIADRVR, encoded by the coding sequence ATGCAGATCTACCTACCCATCGCCGAAGTATCCGTGAATGCCTTCCTGCTGCTGGGGCTTGGCGGGATGGTCGGTATCCTGTCGGGCATGTTCGGCGTGGGCGGGGGGTTCCTGCTGACGCCCTTGCTGTTCTTCATCGGCATTCCCCCGGCCGTCGCCGTCGCGACCCAGTCCGCCCAGATCGTCGCCTCGTCGATCTCGGGGGTGCTGGCGCATTTCCGCCGCAAGACGGTCGATCTGCGCATGGGAACGGTGCTTCTGGCCGGCGGCATGGCAGGCGCGGTGCTGGGGGTCTGGATCTTCAACCTGATGCGCGGCATCGGCCAGGTCGATCTGCTGGTCAAGCTGTGCTATGTGGTCTTCTTGGGCATCATCGGCGCCCTGATGTTCGTCGAGAGCCTCGCCGCCATCAACCGCACCCGCAAGGGCGTCGCGCGCAAGCGCAAGCAGCGGACCTGGTTCGACGCCCTGCCCTTCAAGATGAAGTTCCGCACCTCGGGGCTGTATCTCTCGGCGATCCCGCCGCTGATCGTGGGCGCCTTTGTCGGTGTGCTGTCGGCGATCATGGGGGTCGGCGGCGGCTTCATCATGGTGCCCGCGATGATCTACCTGCTGGGCATGCCGACCAAGGTGGTGATCGGCACCTCGCTGTTCCAGATCATCTTCGTCAGCGGCTTCACCACAATCCTGCATGCGACGACCAACCATACCGTCGATCTGGGGCTGGCGCTTCTGTTGCTGATCGGCGGCGTCGTGGGCGCGCAGATCGGCACCGGCATCGGGCTGAAGATGAAGGCCGAACAGCTTCGCATCCTGCTGGCGGTGCTGGTTCTGGCGGTCTGCGCCAAGCTTGCGCTCGACCTGCTGATCGAACCGTCCGAGCTTTACTCCATCGCGGACCGGGTGCGCTGA
- a CDS encoding ABC transporter permease produces MDLATLLQVLDSTIRLATPLLLACLAGLFSERSGIYDIGLEGKMLAAAFGSAATAAVTGSVWLGLLAGIGSSMALAGLHGLSAITFRGNQLISGVAINFLAAGLTVVLAQDWFHQGGRTPSLSGGARFDAIALPLAETLRPVPVLGPVYAELISGHTLLVYVAVALVPASWWVLYRTRFGLRLRAVGENPEAVDTAGVSVPATRYAAVAICGALCGLAGAYLATSLQAGFSRDMTAGRGYIALAALIFAKWRPWQALGATVLFGLLQAMALRYQNIELAGIAFPGQVMDALPYILTVVILAGFVGRAVPPRAGGEPYVKERKI; encoded by the coding sequence ATGGATCTTGCAACGCTGCTGCAGGTGCTCGATTCCACCATCCGGCTGGCCACGCCGCTCTTGCTGGCCTGCCTCGCCGGGCTGTTCTCGGAACGCTCGGGCATCTACGATATCGGGCTCGAGGGCAAGATGCTGGCCGCGGCCTTCGGCTCGGCTGCGACCGCAGCGGTGACGGGCTCGGTCTGGCTGGGGCTTCTGGCCGGGATCGGCAGTTCGATGGCGCTGGCCGGGCTTCATGGGCTCTCGGCCATCACCTTCCGGGGCAACCAGCTGATCTCGGGCGTCGCGATCAACTTCCTGGCGGCCGGTCTGACCGTGGTGCTGGCCCAGGACTGGTTTCATCAGGGCGGGCGCACGCCCTCGCTGTCGGGCGGCGCGCGGTTCGACGCCATCGCCCTGCCCCTGGCCGAGACGCTGCGCCCGGTGCCCGTCCTGGGCCCCGTCTATGCCGAGCTGATCTCGGGCCATACGCTGCTGGTCTATGTCGCCGTGGCGCTGGTTCCGGCCAGCTGGTGGGTGCTGTACCGGACCCGCTTCGGTCTGCGGCTGCGGGCCGTGGGCGAGAACCCCGAAGCGGTCGATACCGCGGGCGTCTCGGTTCCCGCCACGCGCTATGCGGCGGTCGCGATCTGCGGCGCCCTCTGCGGGCTGGCGGGGGCCTATCTGGCGACCTCGTTGCAGGCGGGGTTTTCCAGGGACATGACCGCCGGGCGGGGCTATATCGCGCTTGCCGCGCTGATCTTCGCGAAATGGCGGCCCTGGCAGGCCCTGGGGGCGACCGTCCTGTTCGGGCTGCTGCAGGCGATGGCGCTGCGCTACCAGAATATCGAGCTTGCCGGGATCGCATTTCCGGGGCAGGTGATGGACGCGCTGCCCTATATCCTGACCGTGGTGATCCTGGCAGGCTTCGTCGGACGCGCCGTCCCTCCCCGTGCGGGCGGCGAGCCCTATGTCAAGGAGCGTAAAATCTGA
- a CDS encoding ABC transporter permease translates to MNTIPKWADLVLIPLISLAIAALLSALVILGIGEDPVAAVKMMVSGALGSTYGWGYTLYYATNFIFTGLAVAVAFHAGLFNIGGEGQATLGGLGVALVCLALPWPHWALALPAAALGAALFGAAWAAIPAWLQARRGSHIVITTIMFNFIAASLLNYLLVNVLRPAGAMDPSSARFGEGTHLPTLHDLAAPLGIAFSKAAPANISFLLALAACLAVWLLIWRTRPGYEIRALGHSEPAALYAGIHPLRTVMWAMLISGALAGLMAVNTVMGEAERLVMNSVGGAGFIGIAVALMGRNHPLGVLLAAILFGFLYQGGAELALWTDIPRELIVVIQALVILFTGALDNMVRMPLERLFLALGKGRA, encoded by the coding sequence ATGAACACGATACCGAAATGGGCCGATCTGGTCCTGATCCCGCTGATCAGCCTCGCGATCGCGGCGCTGCTTTCGGCGCTGGTGATCCTCGGCATCGGCGAAGACCCGGTGGCCGCAGTGAAGATGATGGTCTCGGGGGCGCTCGGCTCGACCTATGGCTGGGGCTACACGCTCTACTACGCGACCAACTTCATCTTCACCGGGCTTGCGGTTGCCGTCGCCTTCCATGCCGGTCTGTTCAATATCGGCGGCGAGGGGCAGGCAACGCTGGGCGGGCTGGGCGTGGCGCTGGTCTGCCTCGCCCTGCCCTGGCCGCATTGGGCGCTGGCGCTGCCTGCGGCCGCGCTGGGCGCCGCGCTGTTCGGCGCCGCCTGGGCCGCCATACCGGCCTGGCTGCAGGCCCGGCGCGGCAGCCATATCGTCATCACCACGATCATGTTCAACTTCATCGCGGCCTCGCTGCTGAATTACCTTCTGGTCAACGTCCTGCGCCCGGCGGGCGCGATGGACCCCTCGAGCGCGCGCTTCGGCGAGGGCACCCATCTGCCGACGCTGCATGATCTGGCGGCGCCCTTGGGCATCGCCTTCTCGAAGGCCGCGCCCGCCAATATCAGCTTCCTGCTGGCGCTGGCGGCCTGCCTCGCGGTCTGGCTGCTGATCTGGCGCACCCGTCCCGGCTATGAGATCCGGGCGCTCGGCCATTCCGAACCGGCGGCACTCTATGCCGGCATCCATCCGCTGCGCACGGTGATGTGGGCGATGCTGATATCGGGCGCGCTGGCCGGGCTGATGGCGGTCAACACCGTGATGGGCGAGGCCGAGCGGCTGGTCATGAACTCGGTCGGGGGGGCGGGCTTCATCGGCATCGCGGTCGCGCTGATGGGCCGGAACCACCCCCTGGGCGTCCTGCTCGCCGCGATCCTGTTCGGCTTTCTCTATCAGGGCGGCGCCGAGCTCGCGCTGTGGACCGACATCCCGCGCGAACTGATCGTGGTGATCCAGGCGCTGGTGATCCTGTTTACCGGCGCGCTCGACAACATGGTGCGGATGCCGCTGGAACGGCTGTTCCTCGCCCTCGGGAAAGGGCGGGCGTGA